DNA sequence from the Streptomyces sp. CA-210063 genome:
CGCCGAGCGGCAGGGCGATCCGGCGGTCGCCGTACCAGCTGAGTTCGATCACCGTGCCCTCCGTGGCGAGGAGTTCCAGGGAGCGGACGAGTCCTTGTTCGTTGGCGCTGGCGTGCACGACGAGGTCGCACTCGCCCAACGCCTCCTCGGGCAGCGCGAAGTCGACGCCGAGCGCGCGGGCGATGTCGGCGCGCGCCGGGTCGGCGTCGACGAGTTGGACCCGCACGCCGGGGAAGCGGGCCAGGAGCGCGGCGACCGAGCAGCCGACCATGCCGCCGCCCACGACGGCGATCCGGTCCCCGATGAGGGGGGCCGCGTCCCACAGGGCGTTGACGGCGGTCTCGACGGTCCCGGCCAGCACGGCACGGGCGGCGGGCACCGTCGCCGGTACGACGGTGACGGCGCTCACCGGAACGACATAGCGGCTCTGGTGCGGATACAGGCAGAAGACGGTCCTGCCGACGAGTGCGTCCGGCCCCTCTTCCACCCGCCCCACGCTGAGATAGCCGTACTTCACGGGGGCGGGGAACTCGCCCTCCTGGTAGGGCGCGCGCATCGTCGCGTGCTGGTTCTCGGGCACTCGGCCGCGGAACACGAGCGTCTCGGTGCCCCGGCTGACGCCCGAGTACAGCGCGCGGACGAGCACCTCGCCCTCGGCGGGTCCGGTGAGGGTCTCCTCACGGATCTCCCCCTGCCCGGGAGAGCGTAGCCAGAAGGCCTTGGCTGTCGGTTTCATGTGCGTCTCCGTGAACGGTCCGGCGATTCTCCACGTACGCAGCGGTGGGAGTCGCGAACACGGTACGCGGCGATGATCGTTTCTGTCACACACACGTTCGGAAGGTTCGCGGTGGCCCTGATCAACACTTACGACGGCCGGCTGTTGCTCTCGGAGACGACCGTGGGCGCGGGCGCCCAGGTCCTGCTCCTCGCCTTCCTGGGCACGGCGATCGGACTGGGCCCGGCGGGCTGGCTGACCGGGCTGGCCTTCGGGCTCGCCACCTGGGCCGTCCTCAACCGCGCGCTGCTGCGGACCCGGACCCGCTCCTTCGGTCCCGCCAACCGCGTCACCCTCGGCCGGGCGATCCTCGTCGGCGCCGTCACCGCCCTGGTCGCCGACTCCTTCCAGAGCTCGCCGCCCGTCTCCCTCTTCGTCGGTCTGACCGCCGTGGCCCTGATCCTCGACGGCGTCGACGGCAAGGTGGCCCGCCGCACGGGCACCTCGACCGCGCTGGGCGCCCGCTTCGACATGGAGGTCGACGCCTTCCTGATCCTGGTGCTGAGCGTGTACGTCTCCATGTCGCTCGGCCCGTGGGTGATGCTGATCGGCCTCATGCGGTACGTCTTCGTCGCCGCCGCCAAGGTCATGCCGTGGCTGAACGGTTCCCTCCCGCACAGCATGGCCCGTAAGACGGTCGCCGCGGTCCAGGGCGTCTTCCTGCTGGTCGCCGCCTCCGGACTGCTGCCGTACGAGGCGGGCTTCGGCCTGGTCGCGCTGGCGCTGGGCTCGCTGCTCTGGTCGTTCGGGCGGGACATCGCCTGGCTGTTCCGCAACCGGGAGGGCCGGGCCGAGCTGACGGCCACGGCGACCGTGACGGAGACGGTGGCCGTGGCCGTGGAGGCGCCCGTCGAGCGCCGGGCGGCCGAGCTCGTGAGGAGCTGACCGGCGCGGATCGCCGCGCCGCGAGCCGATCGAGCGCGCGGGCCCGGCTCAGGGGCCCCCGGCGCACGAGAGGAATCACGCCTGGCGATCACACGAGGGGATCGCACGAGGCGAATCGCAAGAGGCGAATCGCACAAGAGCAATCCCCCAAGGGGAAGCAAGGTGAATCAGCGGACCGTGAGGACGATCTTCCCCGTCGTCCGGTCGGTCTCCCCGTGGGCGTGCGCCTTGGCCACCTCGACGAGCGGGAACGTCGCGTCGACCCGGGCGCGGAGCTGCCCCCGCGCGACAAGGTCGGCGATGGCCCTCATACCCCCGTGGTCCGCCTCGACCAACAGCACCTCGAGCTTTACGCCCAGTTCGGCCGCCTTCCTCGCATCGTCCTCGAAGCCGACAGGCAGGATCGAGACGAGGGTGCCGCCCTCGCGCAGGACGTCCAGGGAACGGGTGCGGACGTCACCGGCGAGGGTGTCCAGGACGACATCCACGTCCCGGACCTCCTCGGCGAAGTCCGTGGTCCGGTAGTCGATCAGCTCGTCCGCCCCCAGCTCACGCAGCAGTTCGTGCTTGCCGGCGCTGGCCGTGCCGATGACGTACGCGCCACGCGCCTTGGCGATCTGCACGGCGAGATGTCCGACTCCCCCGGCGGCGGCGTGGATCAGGACGCGCTGTCCCGGCTGTACGTCGGCGGTGTCGACGAGTGCCTGGTACGCGGTGAGCGCGGCCAGCGGCAGGGCCCCGGCCTGGACGTGGTCGATGTCCGCCGGCTTGTGCGCGAAGGACCGGGCGGGCGCCTTGGCGAACTCGGCGTACGCGCCCGCGAGGTGCGGATACGGGAGCATCCCGAACACCTCGTCGCCCGGCTTGAACACGGTGACTCCCAGGCCGACCGCCTCGACGACCCCCGACACGTCCCAGCCGAGCACGGGCAGCGGATCGGGGTTCCACAGTCCGAAGGCACGGTTCTTCCAGTCGGTCGGGTTCACACCGGCCGCGTGCACCCGGACGAGGATCTCGCTCGGACCAGGGGCCGGACGCGGCAGTTCGACTTCCTTCAGTACCTCCGGGCCGCCGAAGACGTCCTGGCTCATCGCTCGCATGGTCGTGTCGTTGTCGGTGGTTTCAGTCATGTCGTCCAGCCTGCTTCAGGCCGACGATCACGGCAATGGCACGATGGCCATCATTCGATGGGATCGTGCCACACTGGTCGTATGACGTCAGCGCACCGTGTGGTGGTCCTCGCCCTCGACGGGGTCTACCCCTTCGAACTCGGCGTGCCGAGCCGTATCTTCGACGCGACCGACGGCCTGTACGAGGTGCTGACCTGCACCGCGGACGGCCGGCCGGTGCGTTCGGCGGCCGACTTCGCCATCTCCGTGGACCACGGCCCCGAGGTGCTGAGCACGGCGGACACCGTGATCGTCGCCCCGTTCGGCCTCTCCCCTGCCGCGGCGCGGCTGACGTCGGCCGAGCTGCCGGAGCCCGTGGCGGCGGCGCTGGCGCGGATCGAGCCCGGCACCCGGCTGGTGTCCATCTGCACGGGCGCGTTCGTGCTCGCCGCGGCCGGTCTGCTGGACGGCCGGCCCGCCACCACGCACTGGGCGCTGGCCGACGCGTTCCGCAGCCGGTTCCCCCAGGTCGACCTGGACCCGGACGTGCTGTTCGTCGACGACGGCGACGTCCTCACCTCGGCCGGCGCCGCCTCCGGCATCGACCTCTGCCTGCACCTCGTGCGCAAGGACCACGGCAGCGAGGTCGCCAACCGGGTGGCCCGCCGCTGTGTGGTGCCGCCCTGGCGGGAGGGCGGCCAGGCCCAGTACATCGAGCAGCCCGTCCCCCAGGACCCGGCCAACGGCACCGCCGCCACCCGGCAGTGGGCGCTCGAACGCCTCGACGCCCCGCTCGCCCTGGCCGACCTCGCCCAGCACGCCCGGATGAGCCTGCGCACCTTCGCCCGCCGCTTCCACGACGAGGTCGGCATGAGCCCCGGCCGCTGGGTCGTCCAGCAACGCGTGGCCCGTGCCCGGCACCTGCTGGAGTCCACCGACCTCCCGGTCGACGAGATCGCCGGCCACGTGGGCTTCGCCACGGGCACGTCCCTGCGGCAGCATCTGCACGCGGCGATCGGGGTGCCGCCGCTGACGTATCGGCGTACGTTCCGCGCGGGGAGCTGACGGGCCCGGCTCGGCTACCCGGGGGCCCCGGCCCCCGCCCCGGGCGGCATGTTGTACGGCGTCACCACCTGGATCGCCGACGGCAGGAACGGGCCCTCGTCGGGCAGGGCCCGGTGGGCGCGCATGATGGTCTGGCAGGCGCGGCGCACGTCCTGGCGGAGGTCGTGGTGGAGCACGGCGGAGAGCCGGTGTTCGCGCAGGAGCCGGGTGTTGTCGTGGTCGAGGTCGTGGGCGACGAAGACGTGCGGCTCCCGGCCGAGCGCGGCGAAGGCGTCGAGCGTCGCGGTGTTGCCGCCGCCGATCGAGTAGACGGCCCCGATGCCCGGCTCCCGCTTCAGCGCGTCGAGGACGAGGTCCCGTTGGGTGACGTCGAGGCCGTCGCTGTCGGTGACCTCGACGAGCGTCCGCCGCGGCTCGACGGCGCGCATCACACCGCGGAAGCCCATCTCGCGCTCCTCCTCGTTGCGGTAGAAACTGCGGCTGATCGTCACCAGCACGGCACCGGGCCGGTCGCCGAGCCACTGCCGGAGCAGATACGCGGCGGTCGCCCCGGCGGCCCGGTTGTCTATGCCGACGTACGCGCTGCGCGGGCTGCTCGGCAGGTCGGTGACGAAGGTGACCACGGGGACGCCGGCCGCGACCAGCCGTTCGACGGCGGCGGTGACCTCCGGGACGTCGGGCGCCTTGAGGATCACGCCCTGCGAGCCGCGCCGGCCGATCCGGTCGAGCACCCTCACCATCTCCGAGGCGGAACCCGTCTCCCGGAAGTGGAAGCGGGACCGTACGACCGCCGGGTGCAGGGACGGCAGTTCCGCCTCCAGCGCCTCGCGGACCGCCGTGGAGAACCGGTCCGGGGTCTGCATCACGATGTCGACCATGAAGGTACGGCCGCCGATGCGCACCTGTGTCCGCTGCCGGTCCAGATCCTTGACGGCCTGGTGCACCTCACGGGCGGTGCTCTCGCGCACCCCGCCCCGGCCGTTGAGGACCCGGTCGACCGTGGCCTGGCTCAGCCCGGCCTGACGGGCGATCTCACGGATCGTGTAGGGGTGTGCCATGGCGGTGCGTCCCGGATCTCGGCGGTGGTCTGGATGATGGGTTTTTGATGGTCCACTGCGGGTTGTACGAGGGGCCCCGCGGCCCAAGACTGACAGAGGCGAGGGCGCCACGAAAGCTCCTGCGACCAGGCCCGTCGACACACCCGGCGGCACGCGTCGGAGCCGACCGAAAGGAAACTCCCCCCATGGCACTACTGGAGGACAAGGTCGTCCTCGTCAACGGCGGCAGCCAGGGCGTCGGCGCGGGCATCGTCCGGGCGGCCCTGCGGGAGGGCGCGACCGTCGCGTTCACCGGCCGCCGGGCCGAGGTCGGCGAGAAGCTCGCGGCGGACACCGGCGCCACCTTCGTGCGGGCCGACCTGACGGATCCGGCGCAGGTGCGCGGCGCCGTGGAACGGGTGATCGCGGCCCACGGCCGGGTCGACAGCCTCGTCAACGCGGCCGGTCTGACCTCCCGCGGCTCGCTCCTCGACACCTCCCCCGAACTGTTCGACGCGCACATCGCGATCAACCTGCGCGCCCCCTTCTTCGCGATGCAGGCCGTGGTGGAGCACCTGGTGGCCCGGAAGGCGCCCGGCACGATCGTCAACATCGGCTCGAACTGCGCGCACGGCGGCCCGCCGCACCTGGCCCCGTACTCCGCCGCGAAGGCCGGCCTCGCGGGCCTGACGCGCAACGCCGCCCACGCCCACCGCTGGGACCGGATCCGGATCAACGACCTCAACATCGGCTGGACGGAGACCGAGGGCGAGGACGCGATCCAGCGGGAGTTCCACGGCGCGGGCGACGACTGGCGGGAGCGGGCCGCCGAGCGCCTGCCGATGGGCAAGCTCGGCCAGGTCGACGAGATCGCCGACTTCGTCGTCTTCCTGCTGTCCGACCGCAGCGGTGTGGTGACCGGCTCGGTGATCGACTGGGACCAGAACGTCCTGGGCGCTTCCGACTGACAGCCTGACCTGCTCTTATCCTTCTCCTCCCGCACATCTGAAAGGGACACTCGATCATGCGCATTGGCATCCTGGGGCTGGGCCGCATCGGCGCCTTCCACGCCGGGACTCTGGCCGGGCTCGACGTCGTGGAGCAGTTGGTGGTCTCCGACCCGCTGGCCGCGGCGGCGGAGGCGGCCGCCGAGAAGTTCGGCGCCACGGTCGCCGACTCGCCCGAGGCCGTGTTCGCCTCCGGGATCGACGGTGTCGTGGTCACCGCGGCGACGGACGCGCACCCGGGGCTCATCCTGGCGGCGGTCGAGGCGGGTATCCCGGTGTTCTGCGAGAAGCCGGTGGCGAAGACGATCGAGGAGAGCCTCGACGTGCTGCGGGCCGTCCAGAACAGCGACGTGGAGGTCCAGATCGGCTTCAACCGCCGCTTCGACGCGGGCTGTGTGACCGCCCGCGAGGCCTTCCTGAACGGCGAGCTCGGCCGGCTGCACACCGTACGCTCCACCACCCTGGACCCGGCGCCCCCGCCGGCCGGGTACGTGGCGTCCTCGGGCGGCATCTTCCGGGACTGCGCGGTGCACGACTTCGACGTCGTCCGCTGGGTGACGGGCCGGGAGGTCGTGGAGGTCTACGCGACCGGCGGCAACCGCGGCGCGGACTACATCAAGGCGGCCGGCGACGTCGACACCGCCTCCGCGCTGCTCACCTTCGACGACGGCACGATCGGCGTCATCTCCAACTCCCGCCACAACGCCCGCGGTTACGACGTCCGCCTGGAACTCCACGGCATGAAGGACAGCATCGCCGCCGGCCTCGACACCCAGCTCCCGCTCCGCTCCGCCGAGCCGGGCGTCACCTTCCCGGCCGACCCCCCGCACAACTTCTTCATGGACCGCTTCGCCCCCGCCTACCGCGCCGAACTCATCGCCTTCACCGAGGTCGTCGCCGGCACCCGTACCTCCCCCTGCACCGTCGCCGACGCCATCGAGGCCAGCTGGATCGCCGAGGCGGCGACCCTGTCGGTGGCGGAGCACCGGCCGGTGCGGCTGGACGAGGTGCGCAAGGAAGGCGCCTGACGGTCCGCGCCGCACGATCCGAACACACTCGCGCCGGTGACCGTCCCCCCGGGCGGTCACCGGCGCGAGCGGCGTCATGATGTGGACGCCGTCATGGTGCGGGCGTTGTCACGGCGTGGGCCGCTGGTCGCAGTCGGGTACTCCCGCCAGCCAGGCCGGGCCCTTGATGTAGATGTTGGTGACCCAGGCCTTGTAGTCCGGCAGGTAGGACCAGACGTCGTTCTCGTAGCCGTCGGACGACACCCACTCCGCGTGCTTCTGGCACTCGACGCGGATGGTGGTGGAGTAGGGGAAGGCGTAGACACGGGCGGCCGCGAGGCGGGGCTCGGCCTTGGTCCAGACGTCGGTGCCCCAGGTCTGGTGGATGTGGCCGGTGACCTGGCCGGTGTTGACGCGGACGGCGCCGTAGTAGTTACCGTTCAGGCGCACGTCGCTGACCATGAGCTTGGTGCCGGACTCCTTGGCCTCGACCATCTTGCCCGCGCCGAGGTAGATGGCGATGTGGTGCAGGTCCTTCGAGGTGCCCCACGCCAGCAGGTCGCCGGGGAGCAGCGGGGCGAGGCCCTGGGCGGCGGTGAAGCGTTCGGCGGTGCGGTGCGTGTAGTACTGCTGGCTGGCGACGCCGTTGAGGATGTCCGAGCCGGTGGCCTGGGCGTAGGCGTGTCGGACGAGGCCCGAGCAGTCGAAGCCGCGCCGCTCGGGGTCGTGCGCGCTGTCGTCCGGGTCGGTGGGGTCCACCTGCCCGTAGGTGGCGCCGGGTTGGGCGCCGTGGCCGCCGCCCCACGTGTACCAGGTGCCGGCCGCGACCTCGGCGCAGGCGGCGGCGATCGCGCGCTCGGCTGCCGCGGAGGCGCCCGGTGCGAGGACACCGCACTCGCCGGCGGCGGCAGCGGCCGGTGCCGTCGGCACGGCGGCGGCCGTGGACACCGGCGCCCAGAAGAGGAAGGCCAGGAGCGCGATCAGTGTGCGGATGAGTCCGGTCCGGCTCACCATGCCGGGACCCCCGTTTCGTGTTGACGTGGTTACAGCAGTCGAATCCAACTCGGTGTGGTCAGGCAGCAGCCTGCCGACGGCGCGCCCCGCGCGTCGAGATCCGAGTGTCGCCCCATCCGGTCGGGCAACCGGGAAACAGCTGGGAAACCCCCTCCGAGCAGGGCAGTCGGCCAGCGTCCGGTCATCGCCTTCAGGTGCGGCCACAGGCTGATCCCGCCGACACGGGCACCCCCGGCAGGAGGCTTTCGCGTTCGTCGGGGCCGATTCCGGCGCGCAGCCGGCAGATCTCCGCCAGCCGGGCCCCGGGGTCGAGGTCCCACAGCCGTACCGTGCCGTCGGTGCTGCTGCTGGCCACCGTCCGCCCGTCGGGCGCGAAGTCCACGCCCCACACGGCGTTCGTGTGGCCGGTCAGCGTCGCCCACGGCCGCCGTGCGGCGAGGTCCCACAGGCGCACCGTACGGTCGTTGCCGCTGCTGGCGAGCATGCGGCCGTCCGGCGAGAAGGCGAGGCCCCGGGCGGAGCCGGTGTGGCCGGTCAGCGCTGCCTCGAAACGGCGTGTGCGGACGTCCCACAGGCGTACCGCGCCGTCGTTGCCGCTGCTGGCGAGAGTGCGGCCGTCGGGGCTGAAGGCCACGCCACGTACCGCGCCCGAGTGGCCGGTGAGTTCGGCCAGCGCACGATACGAGGCGACGTCCCAGAGACGTACGGTCAGGTCGTCGCCGACGCTGGCGAGGGTACGGCCGTCGGGGCTGAAGGTGACGTCGTTGGCGTAGTCCTTGTGGCCGGTGAGCTTCGCGAGTTGCCCGCGCTTCGTCGCGTCCCACAGGCGCACCGTGCGGTCGGCGCCCGCCGAGGCGAGGGTGCGGCCGTCGGGTGCGAAGGCGACGGAGAAGACCGGTCCGACGTGACCGGTCAGCGTCGCCAGCCCCTCCTGCCTCGCCACGTCCCACAGGCGGATCGTTCCGTCGGAGCCCGCCGAGGCGAGGGTGCGGCCGTCGGGCGCGAAGGCCACCGAGAAGACGGTCTCGGTGTGACCCTCCAGCGCTTTCAGGAGCGTGTGCGTCTTCGCGTTCCACAGCCGTACCGTGTGATCGGCGTCGGCGGTGGCCAGCAGTCTCCCGTCGGGGCTGTACTCGGCCTGCCAGACCTCGGTGAACGGACGCGCCGTCAGCACCGGCCCGCCGAGGTCCCAGAGGACGACGGACTGGTCGAATCCGGCCGTGGCCAGCAGGGCGCCGTCGGAGGTCACGGCCACCCCCATGACGTAGTCGGTGTGACCGGCGAGCACGGCGGTCTGCCGGCCGCTGCGCACGTCCCAGAGTCGGGTCGTGCCGTCGCCGACCGCGCCGACGACCGTCGCGCCGTCAGGTGTGTAGGCGACGGCGTTGATGTCGTCGCTGCTGCCCGTGAACGTCGCGGTCTGCCGGCCCCCGCGCACGTCCCACAGCCGTACGGTCCGGTCGACCCCGGCGGAGGCCAGCCTTCTGCCGTCCGGGGAGAACGCGGCACCCAGCACCTCGTCGGTGTGCCCTTCGAGAACGTCGAGCCGCCGCGCGCGGTCGGTGTCCCAGAGCCGTACGGTCCGGTCGGTGCCGGCGGAGACGAGGGTCCGGCCGTCGGGGGCGTAGCCCAGCGCGTTGAGGGTTCCCTCGTGACCGGTGAGGGAGGCGGTGAGCCTGCGGCGGTCGACGTCCCACAGCTGGACGGTCCCGTCGGCGGCCGCGACGGCGAGCGCACGCCCGCGCGGGTCGAAGGCGACCGCCCGGGCGCCCTTCGTGGCGGCGGACAGCACGGCCTCCCTGCGGTGGTCGGCGGTGCTCCACACACTCACCGGACCGTCGGTCGACGTCACCGCGAGAGTACGGCCGTCGGGGCTGAAGGCGACCGAGCGCACCCGTCCGGGGACGGTGAACGTGGCGAGCTTCCGGTGGCCGTCGGCCACGCTCCGCAGGGCCACCGTGCCGTCGGAACTGGCCGTCGCCAGCAGCCGGTCGTCCGGTGCGAAGGCCACCGCGTTGACCGGCCCGCGGTGCCCGCCGAGCCGGGCGGTGAAGGGCTGGGACTGGGTGCTGAGCAGGGCCCCGCGTGCCTCGGCGGTGGTGTCGGCCCGGTAGGCCTCCTCCGCGAGCAGCATCGACGCCTCCGGCTGGCCCCCGGCGAGGGACGCGGACCGTACGGCGAGGGCCTGGGAGCGGGCGACGCGCTCCTGGTCGAGGGCGCCCTCCCGCTGCTG
Encoded proteins:
- a CDS encoding zinc-dependent alcohol dehydrogenase; amino-acid sequence: MKPTAKAFWLRSPGQGEIREETLTGPAEGEVLVRALYSGVSRGTETLVFRGRVPENQHATMRAPYQEGEFPAPVKYGYLSVGRVEEGPDALVGRTVFCLYPHQSRYVVPVSAVTVVPATVPAARAVLAGTVETAVNALWDAAPLIGDRIAVVGGGMVGCSVAALLARFPGVRVQLVDADPARADIARALGVDFALPEEALGECDLVVHASANEQGLVRSLELLATEGTVIELSWYGDRRIALPLGEAFHSRRLTIRSSQVGTVSPAGRVGRTYADRLALALELLADARFDALVTGECAFEELPDVMPKLASGELPGMCHRVRYDAD
- a CDS encoding CDP-alcohol phosphatidyltransferase family protein; this translates as MALINTYDGRLLLSETTVGAGAQVLLLAFLGTAIGLGPAGWLTGLAFGLATWAVLNRALLRTRTRSFGPANRVTLGRAILVGAVTALVADSFQSSPPVSLFVGLTAVALILDGVDGKVARRTGTSTALGARFDMEVDAFLILVLSVYVSMSLGPWVMLIGLMRYVFVAAAKVMPWLNGSLPHSMARKTVAAVQGVFLLVAASGLLPYEAGFGLVALALGSLLWSFGRDIAWLFRNREGRAELTATATVTETVAVAVEAPVERRAAELVRS
- a CDS encoding NADP-dependent oxidoreductase, yielding MTETTDNDTTMRAMSQDVFGGPEVLKEVELPRPAPGPSEILVRVHAAGVNPTDWKNRAFGLWNPDPLPVLGWDVSGVVEAVGLGVTVFKPGDEVFGMLPYPHLAGAYAEFAKAPARSFAHKPADIDHVQAGALPLAALTAYQALVDTADVQPGQRVLIHAAAGGVGHLAVQIAKARGAYVIGTASAGKHELLRELGADELIDYRTTDFAEEVRDVDVVLDTLAGDVRTRSLDVLREGGTLVSILPVGFEDDARKAAELGVKLEVLLVEADHGGMRAIADLVARGQLRARVDATFPLVEVAKAHAHGETDRTTGKIVLTVR
- a CDS encoding GlxA family transcriptional regulator produces the protein MTSAHRVVVLALDGVYPFELGVPSRIFDATDGLYEVLTCTADGRPVRSAADFAISVDHGPEVLSTADTVIVAPFGLSPAAARLTSAELPEPVAAALARIEPGTRLVSICTGAFVLAAAGLLDGRPATTHWALADAFRSRFPQVDLDPDVLFVDDGDVLTSAGAASGIDLCLHLVRKDHGSEVANRVARRCVVPPWREGGQAQYIEQPVPQDPANGTAATRQWALERLDAPLALADLAQHARMSLRTFARRFHDEVGMSPGRWVVQQRVARARHLLESTDLPVDEIAGHVGFATGTSLRQHLHAAIGVPPLTYRRTFRAGS
- a CDS encoding LacI family DNA-binding transcriptional regulator, producing the protein MAHPYTIREIARQAGLSQATVDRVLNGRGGVRESTAREVHQAVKDLDRQRTQVRIGGRTFMVDIVMQTPDRFSTAVREALEAELPSLHPAVVRSRFHFRETGSASEMVRVLDRIGRRGSQGVILKAPDVPEVTAAVERLVAAGVPVVTFVTDLPSSPRSAYVGIDNRAAGATAAYLLRQWLGDRPGAVLVTISRSFYRNEEEREMGFRGVMRAVEPRRTLVEVTDSDGLDVTQRDLVLDALKREPGIGAVYSIGGGNTATLDAFAALGREPHVFVAHDLDHDNTRLLREHRLSAVLHHDLRQDVRRACQTIMRAHRALPDEGPFLPSAIQVVTPYNMPPGAGAGAPG
- a CDS encoding SDR family oxidoreductase; protein product: MALLEDKVVLVNGGSQGVGAGIVRAALREGATVAFTGRRAEVGEKLAADTGATFVRADLTDPAQVRGAVERVIAAHGRVDSLVNAAGLTSRGSLLDTSPELFDAHIAINLRAPFFAMQAVVEHLVARKAPGTIVNIGSNCAHGGPPHLAPYSAAKAGLAGLTRNAAHAHRWDRIRINDLNIGWTETEGEDAIQREFHGAGDDWRERAAERLPMGKLGQVDEIADFVVFLLSDRSGVVTGSVIDWDQNVLGASD
- a CDS encoding Gfo/Idh/MocA family protein, with product MRIGILGLGRIGAFHAGTLAGLDVVEQLVVSDPLAAAAEAAAEKFGATVADSPEAVFASGIDGVVVTAATDAHPGLILAAVEAGIPVFCEKPVAKTIEESLDVLRAVQNSDVEVQIGFNRRFDAGCVTAREAFLNGELGRLHTVRSTTLDPAPPPAGYVASSGGIFRDCAVHDFDVVRWVTGREVVEVYATGGNRGADYIKAAGDVDTASALLTFDDGTIGVISNSRHNARGYDVRLELHGMKDSIAAGLDTQLPLRSAEPGVTFPADPPHNFFMDRFAPAYRAELIAFTEVVAGTRTSPCTVADAIEASWIAEAATLSVAEHRPVRLDEVRKEGA
- a CDS encoding C40 family peptidase, producing the protein MVSRTGLIRTLIALLAFLFWAPVSTAAAVPTAPAAAAAGECGVLAPGASAAAERAIAAACAEVAAGTWYTWGGGHGAQPGATYGQVDPTDPDDSAHDPERRGFDCSGLVRHAYAQATGSDILNGVASQQYYTHRTAERFTAAQGLAPLLPGDLLAWGTSKDLHHIAIYLGAGKMVEAKESGTKLMVSDVRLNGNYYGAVRVNTGQVTGHIHQTWGTDVWTKAEPRLAAARVYAFPYSTTIRVECQKHAEWVSSDGYENDVWSYLPDYKAWVTNIYIKGPAWLAGVPDCDQRPTP
- a CDS encoding nSTAND1 domain-containing NTPase, yielding MGDPQHRPEADHRNGRDRDALTTQSFPAQLRRLRQERGLSLTDLARQTHYSKGYLSKIETGTKRATVDVARLCDQVLRAEGELLRLVQQAPHHDGDTGSEADTSERHSGEACPYRGLSAFTPQDAEWFFGRERATAALVERIFDRVGSGPVMLVAPSGAGKSSLLNAGLVPALRRGDLPMPGADRWPVVMFTPTSRPLDELLERTAKTLGSDLGITVDEVRENPEALLDAVRTRSDDPPTPAGDRLPPPPRPVLIVDQFEELFTLCTDEDERRSFVRVLSALATPRPTAGAHDPAVVVLGVRADFTGSCLDLPELAPVFTDGLFVLSPMSVAELRDSITRPAERAGITLEPGLVPLLLRDAGLRDEPRAAPRGTPIGAGIGSDETPSGALPLVSHALLATWQRRAESALTVDGYERAGGIQGAVARTAENVFARLYPAEQKTIRRILSRLVIVVDGAGATRRRMSRVALMAQLGDADGAAAALDAFVLARLITMDSDTVQITHEALLHAWPRLRDWIHADRAGLLLHQQLAHAAAEWEREDRDPSALYRGTRLDTVRSWADESDGRRRLGPGEEAFLRASQAEEDGRRKQARRQVRLRQSMLATLVVLLGLAVTAGGLAYQQREGALDQERVARSQALAVRSASLAGGQPEASMLLAEEAYRADTTAEARGALLSTQSQPFTARLGGHRGPVNAVAFAPDDRLLATASSDGTVALRSVADGHRKLATFTVPGRVRSVAFSPDGRTLAVTSTDGPVSVWSTADHRREAVLSAATKGARAVAFDPRGRALAVAAADGTVQLWDVDRRRLTASLTGHEGTLNALGYAPDGRTLVSAGTDRTVRLWDTDRARRLDVLEGHTDEVLGAAFSPDGRRLASAGVDRTVRLWDVRGGRQTATFTGSSDDINAVAYTPDGATVVGAVGDGTTRLWDVRSGRQTAVLAGHTDYVMGVAVTSDGALLATAGFDQSVVLWDLGGPVLTARPFTEVWQAEYSPDGRLLATADADHTVRLWNAKTHTLLKALEGHTETVFSVAFAPDGRTLASAGSDGTIRLWDVARQEGLATLTGHVGPVFSVAFAPDGRTLASAGADRTVRLWDATKRGQLAKLTGHKDYANDVTFSPDGRTLASVGDDLTVRLWDVASYRALAELTGHSGAVRGVAFSPDGRTLASSGNDGAVRLWDVRTRRFEAALTGHTGSARGLAFSPDGRMLASSGNDRTVRLWDLAARRPWATLTGHTNAVWGVDFAPDGRTVASSSTDGTVRLWDLDPGARLAEICRLRAGIGPDERESLLPGVPVSAGSACGRT